The window TACCTCTACATCGCGCTGGGCGGCAACCGGAAGGGCACGGCGCGCACCTACGTCAACCTCCTGCTGGTCATGCTGCTTGGCGGCCTCTGGCACGGAGCGGCGTGGAACTTCGTCATCTGGGGCGGCATCCACGGGACGATGCTCGCGTTCGAGCGCGCCCAAGGCCGCCACAGCCTCTACTACCGGGCGCCGAAGGCCGCGCGCATCGCGATTACGTTTCTGGTCACGTCGTTCGCGTGGGTGTTCTTCCGCGCGCCGGACCTCGATACCGCGCTGCGCTATTTTGCGAGCATGTTCGGCCTGGGACCGGCGCAGGACGGCGCGTATCTCATCGGCGGCGTGATTTACCAGCCGTATTACCTTGGAATCGTGCTGATTGCCGCGGCGGTCACGTGGCTGGCGCCGCAGACGTGGGATTTCACGCGGCGGCTCACGTGGCCGAGGACCGCATGGTGCGCGGCCATGTTGTTGCTCGCCGTCGCGGTCATGACGACCCAGGCCTTCAACCCGTTCATCTACTTCATCTTTTGAGGCAATGAGACAAGTTCATACATATAGGATCGCGCCGGCAGCGGGGACGATATCGTCCGGAGCGCGGTCTATCGCGTCTTCGCGGTTTGGGCCGAAGGCCCTCAACATGATAGCCCGGGGCAACGTCCCAAGTCTGGAGTCGACATATTGCCCGACTCCCGTGAGAGGTTCCCATACAAATAGCCCCGGGTTGGACCGTCCGCGGTCCTACCCGGGGAAAGACAGCATCCAATCACATCAACCCCGGCAGGGGTTGGATAAGAGGGACGCACGGCAATGAGCCACACGCACTTCGCCGTCTACCAACACATCGTATTCAGCACGAAAAACCGCCAACCGCACCTCTCACCCGCGTTCGAGAAGGAACTTCATCCCTACCTCGCCGCCGCCATCAATAACCAGGGCTGCCGTGCCCTCATGGTCGGCGGCCACCGGGACCACATCCACGCGCTGGTGAGCATGGGCAAGGCGATTCTGACCAGCGACCTCGTGAAAGAGATTAAACGAACCTCGTCCGTCTGGGCAAAGGGAAAAACGCCAGACCTCCGCGAATTCGCGTGGCAAGAGGGGTATGGCGCGTTCTCCGTGAGTTATTCCAACCTCGAGCAGGTTCGTGAATACATAGTGCATCAGGCCACGCATCACGGACAGATGAGTTGGGAAGATGAATACCGAGCCCTGCTCGACCGACACGGTGTCGCATATGACAAACGATTCTTCCTTGGTTGACGCCTGCTTTATCCAACCCCTGCCGGGGTTAATTGAACCGGCTTGGACACCCCGGGTTGGCCCGAGGACGGTCCAACCCGGGGCTATTCGTATGTCAACCCCTATCGGGGTTGTGTATACCTCGCCACTGGGTCCCTGGCGTGGTTCTGAACGTCACGGTCTGCATGCTCCCTGGCGTGGTCTTGAACGTCACGGCCTGCATGGTCCCTGGCGGCGTTCCGCATCTCACGGCCCCGGGGTCCCTGGCGGGAAGCCCAAAGCACAAAACCCAAGGACACCACGGGTTGGACCGTCCGCGGTCCTGCCCGCGGACGACAATGTCTGGTCACATCAACCCCGCCAGAGCTGCAAACACGAAGCGCAGGAACATTATCCGATGGACTTCTTGAACCTCGGTAGAGGTTCCCATACAAATAGCCACGGGTTGGACCGTCCGCGGTCCTACCCGGGGAAAGACAGCATCCAATCACATCAACCCCGGCAGGGGTTGGATATCCAACCCCTGCCAGAGTTAGCTGAACCGGCCTGGACACCCCGGGTTGGCCCG of the Candidatus Hydrogenedentota bacterium genome contains:
- the tnpA gene encoding IS200/IS605 family transposase; translated protein: MSHTHFAVYQHIVFSTKNRQPHLSPAFEKELHPYLAAAINNQGCRALMVGGHRDHIHALVSMGKAILTSDLVKEIKRTSSVWAKGKTPDLREFAWQEGYGAFSVSYSNLEQVREYIVHQATHHGQMSWEDEYRALLDRHGVAYDKRFFLG